One Cyprinus carpio isolate SPL01 chromosome A16, ASM1834038v1, whole genome shotgun sequence genomic region harbors:
- the LOC109105139 gene encoding ras-related protein Rab-5A-like gives MAGRGGATRPNGPNTGNKICQFKLVLLGESAVGKSSLVLRFVKGQFHEFQESTIGAAFLTQTVCLDDTTVKFEIWDTAGQERYHSLAPMYYRGAQAAIVVYDITNEESFARAKNWVKELQRQASPNIVIALAGNKADLANKRALDFQDAQSYADDNSLLFMETSAKTSMNVNEIFMAIAKKLPKNEPQPAGASTGRNRGVDLTETAQPTKGPCCSN, from the exons ATGGCAGGAAGAGGCGGAGCAACGAGACCTAACGGGCCGAACACCGGCAACAAAATCTGTCAATTCAAACTAGTGCTCCTGGGAGAGTCTGCTGTGGGGAAGTCAAGTCTAGTCCTTCGCTTTGTAAAAGGACAGTTTCACGAGTTTCAGGAAAGCACAATAGGAG CTGCCTTCTTGACTCAGACAGTGTGTTTGGATGACACAACAGTGAAGTTTGAGATCTGGGATACAGCTGGCCAGGAGCGTTACCACAGTCTGGCCCCAATGTATTACAGAGGAGCGCAGGCGGCCATAGTGGTGTATGACATTACAAATGAA gaatCATTTGCACGTGCGAAAAACTGGGTGAAAGAGCTTCAGAGACAAGCCAGTCCAAATATTGTAATAGCTTTGGCTGGAAACAAGGCAGACCTTGCCAACAAGAGAGCGCTGGACTTTCAG GATGCACAGTCATATGCAGATGACAACAGTTTGCTCTTTATGGAAACGTCTGCAAAGACTTCAATGAATGTAAATGAGATTTTTATGGCCATTG CAAAGAAACTACCCAAGAATGAGCCTCAGCCTGCAGGTGCCAGCACAGGACGCAACAGAGGTGTGGATCTAACAGAAACGGCACAGCCCACGAAAGGTCCCTGCTGTAGCAACTAA